A window of Phyllobacterium sp. T1293 contains these coding sequences:
- a CDS encoding manganese efflux pump MntP encodes MSPIAIIVLAISMSVDAFAVSVGRGAALGRPRFSESIRTGAVFGIVEAITPVIGWAAGVAASGFVQAIDHWIAFGLLGAVGFRMLYAAMSRKVQTEERVGNSAYMLLATAVGTSLDAMAVGISLAFLNVNILVIALAIGIATFLMSSGGMLIGRLIGERFGRAAEAVAGFALIILGSSILFEHLTA; translated from the coding sequence ATGTCTCCAATTGCGATCATTGTCTTGGCAATCAGCATGTCTGTGGATGCGTTTGCGGTCTCGGTGGGCCGCGGAGCTGCGTTGGGGCGACCGCGCTTTTCCGAATCCATCCGGACAGGCGCGGTGTTCGGCATCGTTGAAGCAATTACACCGGTGATCGGCTGGGCGGCAGGCGTTGCTGCCAGCGGCTTTGTCCAGGCTATTGATCATTGGATTGCATTTGGACTTTTGGGAGCCGTCGGCTTTCGTATGCTGTATGCGGCCATGTCTCGGAAAGTGCAAACGGAAGAGCGCGTTGGAAACTCCGCCTATATGTTGCTTGCAACCGCTGTCGGAACCAGCCTTGACGCCATGGCGGTGGGTATCTCCCTCGCCTTCCTCAACGTGAACATATTGGTGATTGCGCTTGCAATTGGTATTGCAACCTTCCTGATGTCATCGGGCGGTATGCTGATAGGCCGGTTGATTGGCGAACGGTTTGGCCGCGCGGCGGAAGCTGTCGCAGGTTTCGCGCTGATCATACTGGGCTCATCAATCCTGTTTGAGCATTTGACAGCCTAG
- a CDS encoding 2OG-Fe(II) oxygenase has product MKGYVNILAGDPAPWFYQRTSTNPRYSFNTAGGRYIVLCFFGSAAHEHSREAILAAFSKSHLFDDDRASFFGVSVDLMDEKEKRVADRYPGYRFFWDSDGTVSRAYGSIPIDAKSGSGPVPVRQQWMVLDPTMRVLKVIPFAMDRSDINDVLSYVEGLPPVGCFTGMEMQAPIIILPNVFEPAFCQKLIDLYEKDGGSESGFMRDVGGKTVEIQDHNHKRRKDYTIEDPQIITQAQDLIKRRIRPEIEKVHQFTVTRMERYLVGCYAAEDEAHFHAHRDNTTKATAHRRFAVSINLNNDFDGGEVSFPEYGSRSYKAPVGGAVIFSCSLLHAVSKVTRGRRYAFLPFLYDDAAAKTREANASFLSDNDAVADQRAVKA; this is encoded by the coding sequence ATGAAGGGTTACGTGAACATTCTCGCGGGTGACCCCGCTCCCTGGTTTTACCAACGCACCTCGACCAATCCGCGGTACTCATTCAATACCGCCGGCGGTCGCTACATTGTCCTGTGTTTCTTCGGATCAGCTGCGCATGAACACAGCCGGGAGGCAATTCTGGCGGCATTCTCAAAAAGCCATCTCTTTGATGATGACAGAGCTTCTTTTTTTGGCGTGTCTGTTGACCTGATGGATGAGAAAGAAAAAAGAGTAGCTGACCGCTATCCGGGTTATCGGTTCTTCTGGGATTCTGATGGAACGGTAAGTCGGGCCTATGGATCAATTCCGATTGACGCAAAATCCGGAAGCGGACCGGTACCGGTTCGGCAGCAATGGATGGTGCTCGACCCGACGATGCGCGTTCTCAAAGTCATCCCCTTTGCCATGGATCGCAGCGATATCAACGATGTTTTGTCTTATGTCGAGGGCTTGCCGCCAGTGGGCTGTTTCACAGGCATGGAGATGCAGGCACCCATTATCATCCTTCCAAACGTTTTCGAGCCAGCGTTCTGTCAGAAATTGATTGATCTCTATGAGAAAGATGGAGGATCTGAATCCGGCTTCATGCGTGATGTTGGCGGCAAAACCGTGGAAATTCAGGATCATAACCACAAGCGCCGCAAGGATTATACCATTGAGGACCCGCAGATCATCACGCAGGCGCAGGATTTGATCAAACGCCGCATTCGACCAGAGATCGAAAAAGTGCATCAGTTTACCGTCACCCGCATGGAGCGTTACCTTGTCGGGTGCTATGCGGCTGAAGACGAGGCACATTTTCACGCCCATCGCGACAATACCACGAAGGCCACCGCTCACAGGCGTTTTGCCGTGTCGATTAATCTCAATAATGATTTTGACGGGGGCGAAGTGAGCTTTCCGGAATATGGCAGCAGAAGTTACAAGGCACCGGTCGGCGGCGCTGTTATCTTTTCCTGTTCCCTGTTGCATGCGGTATCAAAAGTTACGCGCGGCCGCCGCTATGCATTTTTGCCATTTCTTTACGATGACGCTGCTGCAAAAACCCGCGAAGCCAATGCTTCGTTTCTTTCAGACAATGATGCAGTTGCTGATCAAAGGGCCGTCAAAGCCTGA
- a CDS encoding helix-turn-helix domain-containing protein — protein sequence MIISPAQCRAARALIGWSQAKLAEIAKVAPATIATFEAGKRLPYDRTLDDLKDALTAEGVIFLDDGALTGGGQGVRLK from the coding sequence ATGATAATCTCACCGGCTCAATGTCGTGCCGCACGCGCGCTAATTGGATGGTCGCAGGCGAAGCTGGCGGAAATAGCAAAAGTGGCACCGGCGACCATTGCGACCTTCGAAGCGGGAAAGCGCTTACCTTACGACCGAACGCTCGATGATCTCAAAGACGCGTTGACAGCCGAAGGCGTTATTTTTCTTGATGATGGCGCACTGACCGGTGGAGGCCAAGGCGTGAGGCTTAAATAG
- a CDS encoding helix-turn-helix domain-containing protein: MPIIGNQIRAARSLIGMEQIALAEKAGVSANTIRNMEAFGANRVKVRTDTLDAVTDALRAEGVIFQQDGETTGGGPGVRLIK; encoded by the coding sequence ATGCCTATTATCGGTAATCAGATCAGAGCGGCGCGTTCACTCATCGGGATGGAGCAAATTGCTCTCGCCGAGAAGGCGGGCGTCAGCGCCAATACAATACGCAATATGGAAGCCTTCGGAGCCAACAGAGTGAAAGTGCGCACCGACACTCTGGATGCTGTGACGGATGCTCTCAGAGCAGAAGGTGTCATCTTCCAACAGGACGGCGAGACAACAGGCGGCGGTCCGGGTGTCAGATTAATCAAATGA